The DNA window ataaaaactttcTGTTATGTATACATTTTGGTATTCAAAACTCAGTTACAAATGTGTACATGCAAGTGTATAATAGAAAGCAAAAGAAATGacaaacaaattaataaaacaatctACAAAATTATTAAGATGGAATTTACAAAGAGTAAAGTATGATAGTGGGagattgattatatatatagaattatCCATAAGAACCTTCTTGGAAACTTTTATGTTGTTGAACAACCAAAACAGAGCCATTGACATTATACTCGGAGGAAGCCAAGAGATCACCCACAGTTCCAAGCTCAGGACACTCTTCCCAATCGCTCATGCCAGTGGTCAATGGTGAGTGGCCTCTCCCACCTTTCCCTACAATGAACAGTGAATACATATCTCCAATGTCTTTCAGAGCTGCCACTGTTTCTCCCCCATTGCTCACGTATTTTTCTACGTATCCAACTTGCCCAGATGTCACACACCTAAGctagtttaataaattaattagcattaacaaaaacaaaaacaaaacatatatatattaagcaTAATCAGTATCATATGCCACTACAGATGAAAAAAGTAGGAACTAAGCCCAAATAGTAGTGTTTCATAAGCATAATTACATTTATCTTATACCAAAAACAATTATAATTTGCTGTTGTAACACTGAAACTACAGTCATAAAGAAAGAAATTTTGCTCAAACTCTATGTTAGAACTTATGGTAGTGATATATATTCTCTCATTGGGTCAATACTAATCTCACAATAATTTAATGTTCTATATACCTAGATCGAACTAATCCAATTTAAAGAAAAACATATAATGTAATTATGTTTTAATTTCTTATCAGGGTGTTTATCGTTCATATTCATAATTCATAGAAGCTGATCTCACGTTAAGTGAATTAGAGAGTGttttaatattactaataaaatctTATGAATAAACAAAGATTTGGGTTAAGAGAAATTACTCGTTATAGAAATCGCTGAGAAACGCATTATCAATATCCTTCCCAGTCTCCAAACTCGCCAACGACATGAAAACCACCACATCATCACGATCATCCAATCTCTCACTCCTCGACCGAGACGATTCAAACGAAAGAAACCTAATAACCGTCAGATTAATCTTCTGATGCGACGCGATCCTCTTACTCCACGCGATCGCCTCTCGATCATCGGGCCCACCGAAGAACAGCGTCGCCACTTGCTGAACCGTCGTCGAATCCAGAAGCTGCGAAAACCCAGGCACACCGGCTAACCCTCTCTCAACAATGATCCCAACGGAGCACGGCGCGTGACGAAGTATCTTCTGGTTCGTGGTCCTAACCCCCTCCTTCCCACTCTCCATCTTCCCGTCGATCCTCTGGTGCTTGTGAAACGGCGCGAGTATGATCGACGCGCGGAGGTCCTCCGCAGCGCTGCACACGTCTTCGTATAGGGTAGCGAAGGAGGAGACTGCTTTGATGAGGCGAACGAAGACTTTGGTGTCGGTGTGGAAGGCGTCGACGGCGTCGTTGATCTCGACGACGTCGTTTCCGCCGTAGTCTTCGTCGTCGCTGAGCTCATCTTCTTGAAGCTCGTGATACGACACGTTGGTGCGTCGTTTTTGGGTGAGTTCAATGAGGTGCATAATGTAAGGTGTGATAGGGATTCGGTGGGACCCGGTTAGTGCTGAAGTGAGGGCTAGGATGGCTGACACGTGGCGTGGACCGTAGACGCATCCAAGGGTCCTTATGTCTTCTCCTGGGTTTTGGAATTGGAGAGTTGTGTGTGAAGCTTGGGCGAAGAGtttctcttcttttctcatTAAAAGGGCCAAGACTGGGCCTGAGACCACTGTGTTCAGTACTATACTCATTAGAAGTAAATTGTAGGCCTCTTGGTTCCATCCCTGTCTCAAaaacaaatataattattattattacattaaTACTTTTAAACTTAATACTAATATCAATGTTTATGAAAGTTGTGACAAAACTCTTATGCatgatttaatataatataaatgaatCTTGATTATTAGATAGCATATCATGATAAGTAACGTATGAAACCATTTTcaactatataatatatatatatatatgcatgtatttattattattataataatcaaGATAAGTTGAAGATAATTTAACATGGTTATAATAGATATGAGTGAGATACTATATCTATATTAATACAAATACATTATTAGTGCATGAAATGATTTTCTAAGTTTAATGTATAAAAGagtattttttatcttatttggCAAAAAAATTtcatgtattttatatatataagattaaggctaattaataattttttccatattaAATCATgtcctttgaattttttttgctgttaaaaattcccccaaactattgagattgttaaatttaaggacttttgtctaatttcattcaattttattgtttcaatgattgtttatgtactaaactatgctccctagactttgatatctaccaaatcatgcccttcaaactttgatatgtactaaatcatgccccttgaacttttatacatgttagaatttttttactaaaattagacaaaagtccctaaatctaacaatctcaatagtttaggaggaatttttaacggccaaaaaagttcaggggcatgatttggtacatgtcaaagttcaggggaaaaaattactaattagcctaagattaatttatagtataaatatttaagtttaactttcgattttaaataaatacctaagtttactTAAGTCATTATCTacgtgttatttttttattagtatatttaaattattttttaaaaaataaaaatttaataacttggaccAATCAGAGATTGTCACCTGACAATTTACGTAACAACTTAACAGCTAGGTACCTCTAGAAgttctagaattataatttaggtattattaacgctaaaaattaaacttgaacATGTATTTACAACTggaaattaaacttaggtatttataccacaaattactctatatataattgtctacattataattatttgagaacacttttaaatttttataaaattctgAATACTTTTTTAATGTCGAAATTACGTGTGGTTATTTTACGtgcaataaataattatttaaattttatttttgatattataaattatttaaaagaattttgaaaatttacaaataattttaattaagtatAACACAGGTGATTGATTGTGATATCAACTAAAATACTTTCTTAAATGTTGAAACAAATAAGTGTAAAGTGTATAATAAATTTTCCTATTCTAAAACTCATCCATATTACCATCTAGCACATGAGATCCCAATTAAGTATCACATCAAATAAAAAACACCTATAAgtagattttaattaaagaaagaaaggaagaaATATTGAAACTTACAATTAGTGTATTTGTAGCTTGGCCAATGAACAAAAGATCAGCATGACCTTTCAAGTTGAGACAAAAACCAATGAAAACACCTTCATTTAGAGGAATCTTCAAGTATGAGCAAGCCAAAAGAGTACCACTAATCTTCCCACCAATGCTCAACACCACCATAATCAACACAATAATAATGCTACTCAAGTTACTCAAACGATTCCAATCAAATTGAAACCCCAAATACCCAAAATAAATAGGAAGTATAAAGTTATGTACCGAATAAGTAAGCTTATGAACCAAAGTCCTAGCTGTTTTACCTTCTTTAGGAAACATAACCCCAATAAGAAAACAACTTATCACACTATTACTTGTAAACATTTCTATGATCATAGAACTCCCAATTAAAACagataaaataaatagtaaCTCAGCATTGGTAAGGTACTTTAAGTTCCTATTCCTCTTGTTAAACAAAATAGCAACATACTTGTTCACCAATATAACTACCCCGGTTATAAAAATGGTCAAAACCCCACCTTTAAAAAAGTTCCTCTTATGCACCACAATGATCAAATTGAACAAAATCAAGCAACTAATTTCGTTGATGACAGAGCAAGAGACGGCTAGGCGTCCGGTTGGTGAGGTGGCGAATCTTAGATCGCCAGCGAGGCGAATGACAACTGGCGAGGCGGTGTAGGTCATTAGGAGGATGACAATTAGGACAAAACCAACCATTTTTTTGCTACTAAACATGAGTTGTTGGTGGAGAAAGAAGGAAACAGAGAGACCAAACACAGCTCCTATTAAGATTCCACAATAAGAAATTGTGGTTGAGGTTTTAATGTTTCGAATCATATAAGCTATATCGGTTTCTAAACCAATTAAGAACATGAAAAGCATTCTACAAAAGAAACCAAATATTTCGTAGTACTCAGCTCCTGAAGCTTGAAAGAAGAAATCTCTGACTTTGTCAACATGGGAAAGCCCTGATGGTCCCAATACCAATCCAGCCTAGTATATACAATTGTTAGATCAAttcaaattattatacataCGAATAATATGAACAAATGTTAATAAATACTTACAAAGATTTGAGCAATGGGACCAGGTTGACCTAAGGCCTTAAGAAGGAGGTGAAAGAAGTGAGAGATGACAAGAATGGAGGCCATTTGAAGACCCATTGAAGTTAAAGGGTTGAAGAAATCTTCTTGACATACCATGCGCTGAGTAGCGTCCATTGCTGCTCATGCATATGCAGAACaattctgatgatgatgatgatgataccAAAATCTGTGTCATTATAATTAATTCATTGGTTTCATAATTCAGATCCTTATTTTACTGATGTGATTAACCTTCAAAATCCAATGGTTTGACTTGTTCCACTTTTCATTTTACATATAGTTACTATTACtacttgtatatatataagtgaCCCCAAAAAAACGAAAcatattttgctatttttagGATGTGTTTTTTTGTGTATTAACAACTTTAGTTATATCATTCGtatttatcttaatttttggaccaaaatacaaacaaatgtTATAAATTAATTGTCCTTTTACCTCTCCTCTCCATATATAAAATTACATTATGTATCTGAGATAGAATCCGCATACTATTAATGCATGTAaaatattgttaaaaaaataaaaaaaaacaaaagttagGAGTGCTAATTACAACCTCCTATTATAATCTTTTAGTCAATCTTTACGTTTAAAATCacatgtcaaaatatttttttttcaatttttttttcatagcgaTATTTGTTATAGTTACATATCAttcctgtaaatttttaaaaaatttcgaataatttatagtattgaaAACAGAGTTCCTGATATTCTAGTTTACCACGCGAGATTAAGAAACATCAAACATATTTTCGGCACTATAAActaggggtgtgcataaatcgatccaatccaatgagaaccgaccgatccaattacaaccgaccgccaaatattggatatccaattgtgatcggatcggattggatgttatttttaaatatccaattggatcggatcggatggtggatggggtgtctaaaaatccaatacatccaacatccaatcgaactaattagtattttcatttagtttggatgaataattagattttatattgttatacgtcaaatctatatgtatatatgaaaattaacattaaagttttacttttcttttcttggattggatggatccagtccaatccaatacatactggatCTAAAATGTTGGATGGGtccgatccaatccaaaaaatactaggtttaaaatattagataaacccaaattaaacaagaaaatatatatgaaatacatccaatggatagaaccgatccaatccaacatccaatggatgttggatcgattggatgacgaaattaattggatcggatcggatggtaaaatctaacatccaatatatgattggatcggatctggataggcctaaaaacattggatgtcatccaatgaacacccctactataaactattcgaaatttttcaaaaatttacaggtaTAACATTATAAGCATAACAAACACCcccgtaaaaaaaaaaaaattaaaaaaatattccgacatATATTTTCGAACATAAAATTGACTAAGAAGTTATAATAAGAGATTAACAGTAGCACTCCTCAAGTTGTCAAACATCTAAATGAAGATTTCATGTTATAAAAATGGGTATATAGAGAAGAATTAAGAACAACAATATTAAGTGTTCATGTTAGGAAATCTCACTATAATATTAACTGAGGTCATGCTGAGATAGTATAGGAGGAGTGTGTGAATTGCAATAAGATTTGGATCGAATgtgtttaataaaattgtattaaattGAATGTCCActcttaataattattttttttaaaaaaagaccaaataattattatttaatccAAATATGgattttttacataaaaaactAAGtcaattaaatgttatttattcctatttttcaaattaggaggCCATGAGAGATATTATGTTGTTTTTAGTTTATTCTTGTTAATAGGTATAGGTCCAACCAATGATATCGATtgagatattttatatatttgtatgttgattttcactcaaaacattttaaaatattaaactaattaataaataagctaAGAAGCattgtatgattttttttaggaaaaaaaaaaaacatcacgGTGACCACCTTATTATTTTGGACCTCaccttaattttatatttcgaaaatatagtGACATAATTAAATTACAATTAGCATGactaatcaaaattttaaaaaactgaATCAATTAAGGCATCACTTTCCAGCTTCTGTGGGCAAAAGATCAGAACTTAaatcatattttatattaagaaCTCAATaaatttctctcattttttttataattttttttaatttaaaaaaccaACTTCTCTTATTGTTTACTTGGACCAAAACAAAAACATTAGAATAGCAccaattgaagaaaaaaactgaattaaaaaaaaaattaaaacttaaaaaaatatcagg is part of the Cannabis sativa cultivar Pink pepper isolate KNU-18-1 chromosome 5, ASM2916894v1, whole genome shotgun sequence genome and encodes:
- the LOC115716097 gene encoding cation/H(+) antiporter 1 isoform X1, producing MDATQRMVCQEDFFNPLTSMGLQMASILVISHFFHLLLKALGQPGPIAQIFAGLVLGPSGLSHVDKVRDFFFQASGAEYYEIFGFFCRMLFMFLIGLETDIAYMIRNIKTSTTISYCGILIGAVFGLSVSFFLHQQLMFSSKKMVGFVLIVILLMTYTASPVVIRLAGDLRFATSPTGRLAVSCSVINEISCLILFNLIIVVHKRNFFKGGVLTIFITGVVILVNKYVAILFNKRNRNLKYLTNAELLFILSVLIGSSMIIEMFTSNSVISCFLIGVMFPKEGKTARTLVHKLTYSVHNFILPIYFGYLGFQFDWNRLSNLSSIIIVLIMVVLSIGGKISGTLLACSYLKIPLNEGVFIGFCLNLKGHADLLFIGQATNTLIGWNQEAYNLLLMSIVLNTVVSGPVLALLMRKEEKLFAQASHTTLQFQNPGEDIRTLGCVYGPRHVSAILALTSALTGSHRIPITPYIMHLIELTQKRRTNVSYHELQEDELSDDEDYGGNDVVEINDAVDAFHTDTKVFVRLIKAVSSFATLYEDVCSAAEDLRASIILAPFHKHQRIDGKMESGKEGVRTTNQKILRHAPCSVGIIVERGLAGVPGFSQLLDSTTVQQVATLFFGGPDDREAIAWSKRIASHQKINLTVIRFLSFESSRSRSERLDDRDDVVVFMSLASLETGKDIDNAFLSDFYNECVTSGQVGYVEKYVSNGGETVAALKDIGDMYSLFIVGKGGRGHSPLTTGMSDWEECPELGTVGDLLASSEYNVNGSVLVVQQHKSFQEGSYG
- the LOC115716097 gene encoding cation/H(+) antiporter 2 isoform X2; this encodes MDATQRMVCQEDFFNPLTSMGLQMASILVISHFFHLLLKALGQPGPIAQIFAGLVLGPSGLSHVDKVRDFFFQASGAEYYEIFGFFCRMLFMFLIGLETDIAYMIRNIKTSTTISYCGILIGAVFGLSVSFFLHQQLMFSSKKMVGFVLIVILLMTYTASPVVIRLAGDLRFATSPTGRLAVSCSVINEISCLILFNLIIVVHKRNFFKGGVLTIFITGVVILVNKYVAILFNKRNRNLKYLTNAELLFILSVLIGSSMIIEMFTSNSVISCFLIGVMFPKEGKTARTLVHKLTYSVHNFILPIYFGYLGFQFDWNRLSNLSSIIIVLIMVVLSIGGKISGTLLACSYLKIPLNEGVFIGFCLNLKGHADLLFIGQATNTLIGWNQEAYNLLLMSIVLNTVVSGPVLALLMRKEEKLFAQASHTTLQFQNPGEDIRTLGCVYGPRHVSAILALTSALTGSHRIPITPYIMHLIELTQKRRTNVSYHELQEDELSDDEDYGGNDVVEINDAVDAFHTDTKVFVRLIKAVSSFATLYEDVCSAAEDLRASIILAPFHKHQRIDGKMESGKEGVRTTNQKILRHAPCSVGIIVERGLAGVPGFSQLLDSTTVQQVATLFFGGPDDREAIAWSKRIASHQKINLTVIRFLSFESSRSRSERLDDRDDVVVFMSLASLETGKDIDNAFLSDFYNDLGV